The window AGATGACAGCAACCTCGCTGCGGTCTCCGAAGTCGAAGCGGGCATCCGCGACTTCGTGCGCAACGACGTGGCCTATCTGCGCCGGCCGGTGCCGGGCATGGTGAGCACCCCGGATCTGCCGCTGGAAGCCAGCACCGAGGCGACCGTCAACAGCGTCAACTCGCTGATCCAGCGGGTGGCAGGCACCTCGCTCAGCGAGATCGAAAATCTCGTCTCTGAACTGGAAAGCCTGCGCGATCTCCTGCATGCCGAAGGCCAGCGCGTGCAGCGGGAGATTTCCGGCTACGCCCAGCTCAGCCAGGCGGCGATGAAATCGACGCGTCTGATTGCCGACAATGTCGCGCAGTGGAAGCGAACCGCGGACGGCCTTCGTCACGATTGACGGCTCCCGGCTTCAAATCGAAGAACGCCGCCTCCAGCCATGGAGGCGGCGTTCTTCTTTTTAAAGACAACTTCAAATGAACTTTATTCGCCTTCGCCGCCACCAAGAGCTACGCCGCACTGCCGCGGCACGCTTTTGGGGCAATCAATTCGTGAAAACTATTCGTCCAAACAACTCCGACCCGATCCCGTTGCGCACGACCTCACCCAAGATGGGGACCATTATCGCGCGGTTTGTCGGCCTGCTGTTCGTGGCGGTAGCGATTCTGGCCTGGGCCTGGAGCCGCTGAAGGGGCTCAGGCGCGCCGCGATCCGCGGCGATGGTTAGCAAACGATGATTACCGGTCCGAGATCGGGGCGCTCTCAAGTGAGTAGGCGCCGTCGGCATAACCCTTCACCACCATGCAAGTGGCCAGCATCACCGCCAGCGTCACGCTGGCGAAGATAAAGCCCACAAGTTTCAGTCCGGTGCGGTCAGCCATTGTCGTCCCCTAGTCGTCATCGTGCGTATGTCGAACAACACCCGCACAAGGTTCAAAACGTGTTAACGCGAACCCAGTTCCCTGGAAGAAAATTTGAATGGTTAAGCGGCGTCGCCTCGTTGCGGCACGAAGGCA is drawn from Nitrobacteraceae bacterium AZCC 2146 and contains these coding sequences:
- a CDS encoding hypothetical protein (product_source=Hypo-rule applied; cath_funfam=1.20.58.300; superfamily=47162); its protein translation is MNAIHSEKTEPIEDDSNLAAVSEVEAGIRDFVRNDVAYLRRPVPGMVSTPDLPLEASTEATVNSVNSLIQRVAGTSLSEIENLVSELESLRDLLHAEGQRVQREISGYAQLSQAAMKSTRLIADNVAQWKRTADGLRHD
- a CDS encoding hypothetical protein (product_source=Hypo-rule applied; transmembrane_helix_parts=Inside_1_48,TMhelix_49_68,Outside_69_70), which encodes MNFIRLRRHQELRRTAAARFWGNQFVKTIRPNNSDPIPLRTTSPKMGTIIARFVGLLFVAVAILAWAWSR
- a CDS encoding hypothetical protein (product_source=Hypo-rule applied; transmembrane_helix_parts=Inside_1_6,TMhelix_7_29,Outside_30_47) — translated: MADRTGLKLVGFIFASVTLAVMLATCMVVKGYADGAYSLESAPISDR